In one window of Camarhynchus parvulus chromosome 18, STF_HiC, whole genome shotgun sequence DNA:
- the CANT1 gene encoding soluble calcium-activated nucleotidase 1 isoform X2, whose translation MAQIELPGRSGNSANTLGPLVRGHRGSQVLLTPCLMPVPPCHESMSPLRISVGGLPVLASMTKGADPRFRLRWKAIVLSSACVGLLLLLLCLHRSSPARHGPPSPRTWQLGLHAGQRYNDTYPLSPPQRNPEGVRYRIGLIADLDTQSRGPQEHTWFSYLKRGYLVLSDSGDRVTVEWDKDESMLQSHLAEKGRGMELSELVVFNGKLYAVDDRTGVVYQIEGNKVVPWVILPDGDGTVGKGFKAEWLAVKDEHLYVGGLGKEWTTTTGEVVNENPQWVKVIGYKGDVSHENWVTNYNALRAAAGIRPPGYLIHESASWSDTLQRWFFLPRRASHERYSERADERRGTNLLLSSTQDFGHVTVGRVGDVVPTHGFSSFKFIPDTDDQIIVALKSEEDNGKISSYIMAFTLDGRFLLPETRIGSVKYEGIEFI comes from the exons ATGGCACAGATAGAGCTGCCAGGCAGGTCGGGCAATTCTGCCAACACGCTGGGGCCCCTGGTCAGGGGTCACAGAGGGAGCCAG GTTCTGCTCACGCCCTGTCTGATGCCAGTGCCGCCCTGCCATGAGTCTATGAGCCCGCTCCGGATCAGCGTGGGTGGTCTGCCCGTGCTCGCGTCCATGACCAAGGGTGCTGACCCCCGCTTCCGACTGCGCTGGAAGGCCATCGTGCTGTCCTCGGCCTGCgtggggctcctgctgctgctgctctgcctgcaccgCTCCTCGCCAGCGCGCCATGGCCCCCCCAGCCCTCGCACCTGGCAGCTCGGCCTGCATGCAGGGCAGCGCTACAACGACACCTACCCGCTGTCCCCGCCGCAGAGGAACCCCGAGGGCGTGCGCTACCGCATCGGCCTCATCGCCGACCTGGACACGCAGTCCCGCGGCCCCCAGGAGCACACCTGGTTCAGTTACCTGAAGAGGGGCTACCTGGTACTGTCGGACAGTGGGGACAGAGTGACGGTGGAGTGGGACAAGGATGAGAGCATGCTGCAGTCCCACCTGGCTGAGAAGGGCCGGGGCATGGAGCTCTCGGAGCTGGTGGTTTTCAATGGGAAGCTGTACGCGGTGGACGACAGGACAGGTGTGGTCTACCAGATCGAGGGCAACAAGGTGGTGCCGTGGGTGATCCTCCCAGATGGGGACGGCACTGTGGGCAAAG GCTTCAAGGCGGAGTGGCTGGCAGTGAAGGATGAGCACCTGTACGTGGGAGGACTGGGCAAGGAGTGGACCACCACGACaggggaagtggtgaatgaGAACCCCCAGTGGGTGAAGGTCATTGGCTACAAGGGTGACGTGAGCCACGAGAACTGGGTGACAAATTACAATGCtctgagggctgcagcagggatccgGCCCCCAG gGTACCTGATCCACGAGTCGGCCTCGTGGAGCGACACGCTGCAGCGCTGGTTCTTCCTGCCGCGCCGTGCCAGCCACGAGCGCTACAGCGAGCGCGCGGACGAGCGGCGCGGCACCAACTTGCTGCTCAGCTCCACCCAGGACTTCGGCCACGTCACCGTGGGCCGCGTGGGCGACGTGGTTCCCACCCACGGCTTCTCCTCCTTCAAGTTCATCCCGGACACCGACGACCAGATCATCGTGGCGCTGAAGTCGGAGGAGGACAACGGGAAGATCTCCAGCTACATCATGGCCTTCACGCTGGACGGGCGCTTCCTGCTGCCCGAGACCAGGATTGGCAGCGTGAAGTACGAGGGCATTGAGTTTATTTAA
- the CANT1 gene encoding soluble calcium-activated nucleotidase 1 isoform X1, which translates to MPVPPCHESMSPLRISVGGLPVLASMTKGADPRFRLRWKAIVLSSACVGLLLLLLCLHRSSPARHGPPSPRTWQLGLHAGQRYNDTYPLSPPQRNPEGVRYRIGLIADLDTQSRGPQEHTWFSYLKRGYLVLSDSGDRVTVEWDKDESMLQSHLAEKGRGMELSELVVFNGKLYAVDDRTGVVYQIEGNKVVPWVILPDGDGTVGKGFKAEWLAVKDEHLYVGGLGKEWTTTTGEVVNENPQWVKVIGYKGDVSHENWVTNYNALRAAAGIRPPGYLIHESASWSDTLQRWFFLPRRASHERYSERADERRGTNLLLSSTQDFGHVTVGRVGDVVPTHGFSSFKFIPDTDDQIIVALKSEEDNGKISSYIMAFTLDGRFLLPETRIGSVKYEGIEFI; encoded by the exons ATGCCAGTGCCGCCCTGCCATGAGTCTATGAGCCCGCTCCGGATCAGCGTGGGTGGTCTGCCCGTGCTCGCGTCCATGACCAAGGGTGCTGACCCCCGCTTCCGACTGCGCTGGAAGGCCATCGTGCTGTCCTCGGCCTGCgtggggctcctgctgctgctgctctgcctgcaccgCTCCTCGCCAGCGCGCCATGGCCCCCCCAGCCCTCGCACCTGGCAGCTCGGCCTGCATGCAGGGCAGCGCTACAACGACACCTACCCGCTGTCCCCGCCGCAGAGGAACCCCGAGGGCGTGCGCTACCGCATCGGCCTCATCGCCGACCTGGACACGCAGTCCCGCGGCCCCCAGGAGCACACCTGGTTCAGTTACCTGAAGAGGGGCTACCTGGTACTGTCGGACAGTGGGGACAGAGTGACGGTGGAGTGGGACAAGGATGAGAGCATGCTGCAGTCCCACCTGGCTGAGAAGGGCCGGGGCATGGAGCTCTCGGAGCTGGTGGTTTTCAATGGGAAGCTGTACGCGGTGGACGACAGGACAGGTGTGGTCTACCAGATCGAGGGCAACAAGGTGGTGCCGTGGGTGATCCTCCCAGATGGGGACGGCACTGTGGGCAAAG GCTTCAAGGCGGAGTGGCTGGCAGTGAAGGATGAGCACCTGTACGTGGGAGGACTGGGCAAGGAGTGGACCACCACGACaggggaagtggtgaatgaGAACCCCCAGTGGGTGAAGGTCATTGGCTACAAGGGTGACGTGAGCCACGAGAACTGGGTGACAAATTACAATGCtctgagggctgcagcagggatccgGCCCCCAG gGTACCTGATCCACGAGTCGGCCTCGTGGAGCGACACGCTGCAGCGCTGGTTCTTCCTGCCGCGCCGTGCCAGCCACGAGCGCTACAGCGAGCGCGCGGACGAGCGGCGCGGCACCAACTTGCTGCTCAGCTCCACCCAGGACTTCGGCCACGTCACCGTGGGCCGCGTGGGCGACGTGGTTCCCACCCACGGCTTCTCCTCCTTCAAGTTCATCCCGGACACCGACGACCAGATCATCGTGGCGCTGAAGTCGGAGGAGGACAACGGGAAGATCTCCAGCTACATCATGGCCTTCACGCTGGACGGGCGCTTCCTGCTGCCCGAGACCAGGATTGGCAGCGTGAAGTACGAGGGCATTGAGTTTATTTAA